DNA from Marinitoga sp. 38H-ov:
AGTAATGTCCAATTGTTTATTAGGAGATACATTCGATATTCATGCTGGTGGAAATGATTTGGTATTTCCACATCATGAAAACGAAAAAGCTCAATCAGAAGCTAGACATGGAAAAACATTTGCAAAATATTGGATGCATAATGGTATGATTAGATTTTCTGGAGAAAAGATGTCTAAATCTATTGGTAATATATGGTTAGTTAGAGAATTAGTAAAGGTATATGATGCTGATACAATTAAAACATACATTTTATCAAAACATTATAGAACACCTTTAGACTTTACAGAAGAAGGATTAAATGCGCAAAAAAAATCTGTTAAGAGGGTAAATGATTCATTAAAAAGAGTAGAAGAAAAATATAATTCTCATGTTCCATATATACCAAAATCTGATTATATGAAAGAAAAAATAAAAGAATTTATAGAATATTTATCATTAGATTTTAATACACCTAAAGCTATAGCTTTAATATTTGATTTAGTTAATGAATTAAATAAAGCTTTTGATGAAAATAATGAACAAAGAGTATTAGAAGCATATCATTTAATAAGAAATGAATTTGGTCCAATATTAGGAATTTTTGAATTACCTACAAAAGAAGAAAAAGAATTAAAAACTGAAGAATTAATGAATCTATTAATTGATGTTAGAAATGCTTTAAGAAAAGAAAAAAATTTCCAATTAAGTGATTATGTTAGAGATACATTGAAAGATATTGGAATTATTTTAAAAGATACTCCTGACGGAACAAAATACGAAATACAATAAAAAAAACTCCCAACTAAAAGTTGGGGGTTATTTTTTATATATGAGTAACATCTTAAAAATAGAAAATTTACTATAACTTTGTTATTGCAATTATGGCTCATGAAAAATTCTTCATTAATGATTTGACAAGTATAAAAAATGTGTTATAATTGTAAAGAAATAGAAAAAATGGAGGTAGGGTAATGAATTGTGAAAATGATATTTTATCCAATTTTGAACTGATGGCTGAATTATCCACCAAATTTACAGGAGAAGAAAATGAAAAAGAATTTATGAAAAAATTATTATCTGTTGCAGTGGAAAGTATTCCTGAAGCAGAGGCTGGGACCATTTGGCTTATAGATAACACTTTATACAAA
Protein-coding regions in this window:
- the cysS gene encoding cysteine--tRNA ligase; amino-acid sequence: MVKIFDTLKGELVDFEPIEKNHVRMYVCGPTIYNLIHVGNARPMIVFDAFRRFLEYIGYKVTMVQNFTDIDDKIINKANEEGVPFEEIAERYIVEYWKDSYNLRIRAANYHPKTSNYVSEIIEFIEDLINKGFAYESAGDVYFDVSKFEKYGELSHRNPEDMISGARIEISDKKKNPLDFTLWKAAKEGEPYWESPWGKGRPGWHIECSVMSNCLLGDTFDIHAGGNDLVFPHHENEKAQSEARHGKTFAKYWMHNGMIRFSGEKMSKSIGNIWLVRELVKVYDADTIKTYILSKHYRTPLDFTEEGLNAQKKSVKRVNDSLKRVEEKYNSHVPYIPKSDYMKEKIKEFIEYLSLDFNTPKAIALIFDLVNELNKAFDENNEQRVLEAYHLIRNEFGPILGIFELPTKEEKELKTEELMNLLIDVRNALRKEKNFQLSDYVRDTLKDIGIILKDTPDGTKYEIQ